One genomic window of Equus caballus isolate H_3958 breed thoroughbred chromosome 6, TB-T2T, whole genome shotgun sequence includes the following:
- the SLCO1A2 gene encoding solute carrier organic anion transporter family member 1A2 isoform X1, with the protein MGDTEERTETHKIRCLSKLKMFLLAITCAYVAKTLSGSYMNSMLTQIERQFNIPTSVVGFINGSFEIGNLLLIVFVSYFGTKLHRPIMIGVGCVVMSLGCFLQSLPHFFMDRYEYESTVSVSGNLSSNSFLCMENGTQIFRPTEDPSECVKEVKSLMWVYVLVGNIIRGIGETPIMPLGISYIEDFAKSENSPLYIGFIETGAIIGPLIGLLLASFCANVYVDTGSVNTEDLTITPTDTRWVGAWWFGFLVCAGVNLLTAIPFFFLPKTPPKEGLTNNAEIVKNDQEEKQKEVKKEKDGITKDFLPFLKSLLCNPIYMLFILISVIQFNAFVNMISFMPKYLEQQYGKSSSDAIFLIGIYNLPPICIGYIVGGLIMKKFKITVKQAAHIGCWFSLIEYLLYYLCFLMICDNSPVAGVTTSYEGTHQDLYVENILTGCNMNCNCPTKIWDPVCGENGLSYMSACLAGCETSVGTGIDMVFQNCSCIGTSGNSSAVLGLCDKGHDCSLMLQYFLILSMTSSFIYSLSAIPGYMVLLRCIKPEEKSLGVGLHTFCTRVFAGIPAPIYFGALVDSTCLHWGTLKCGESGACRIYDSTNFRYIYLGLPAALRGSSYIPAFLILAILRKRRLPGEEASSGTVLVEAKVTGKENECKDRHQNSKVSNNDEWKTKL; encoded by the exons CTGAGACTCATAAAATAAGATGTCTTTCCAAGTTGAAG ATGTTTCTGTTGGCAATAACATGTGCATATGTAGCCAAAACACTATCTGGATCTTATATGAATTCCATGCTCACACAAATAGAGAGACAATTCAACATCCCAACATCTGTGGTTGGATTTATTAATGGGAGCTTTGAGATTG GAAATCTTTTGTTGATTGTATTTGTGAGTTATTTTGGAACCAAACTGCATAGACCTATAATGATTGGTGTTGGATGTGTGGTTATGAGCCTAGGGTGTTTCTTACAATCACTACCTCATTTCTTCATGGACCG ATATGAATATGAATCTACAGTTTCAGTTTCAGGCAATTTGTCCTCAAACAGTTTCTTGTGTATGGAAAATGGAACCCAGATTTTCAGACCAACAGAGGATCCATCAG aATGTGTGAAGGAAGTTAAATCATTAATGTGGGTGTATGTACTAGTAGGAAATATCATACGTGGAATTGGTGAAACTCCCATCATGCCTTTGGGTATTTCCTACATAGAAGATTTTGCCAAATCTGAAAACTCTCCTTTATATATTG ggTTTATAGAAACAGGAGCTATCATTGGTCCTCTGATTGGACTTTTGTTAGCATCATTTTGTGCAAACGTTTATGTTGACACTGGATCTGTGAACACAG AGGACCTGACCATAACTCCCACTGATACGCGTTGGGTTGGTGCATGGTGGTTTGGCTTTCTGGTTTGTGCAGGAGTGAATCTGCTCACTGccatcccttttttctttttgcccaaAACGCCTCCAAAAGAAGGACTAACAAATAATGCTGAGATCGTTAAAAACGaccaagaagagaaacaaaaagaagtcaagaaggaaaaggatggaatcACTAAGG attttttaccCTTCTTGAAAAGTCTTTTATGCAACCCAATTTACATGCTTTTCATACTAATAAGTGTGATCCAGTTCAATGCATTTGTTAATATGATCTCCTTCATGCCGAAATATCTGGAACAACAATATGGAAAATCATCTTCGGATGCAATCTTTTTAATTG GTATTTATAACTTACCTCCAATATGCATTGGATATATAGTTGGTGGTTTAATTATGAAGAAGTTCAAGATTACTGTCAAACAAGCTGCCCACATAGGATGCTGGTTTTCTTTAATTGAGTATCTTCTCTATTACTTGTGTTTTCTCATGATCTGTGATAACTCTCCAGTTGCTGGCGTAACCACCTCTTATGAAGG AACACATCAAGATTTATACGTGGAAAATATCCTTACTGGCTGCAACATGAATTGCAACTGTCCAACTAAAATATGGGACCCTGTGTGTGGAGAAAATGGTTTGTCGTATATGTCGGCTTGTCTTGCTGGCTGTGAGACATCTGTCGGAACAGGAATAGACATG GTGTTCCAAAATTGTAGCTGCATTGGGACATCAGGAAATTCATCTGCAGTTCTTGGGCTGTGTGACAAAGGACATGACTGTTCCCTGATGCTCCAATACTTTTTAATCCTATCCATGACCAGtagtttcatttattctttatccGCCATACCTGGATATATGGTTCTCCTGAG gTGTATCAAGCCTGAAGAGAAGTCTCTTGGTGTAGGATTACATACATTTTGCACAAGAGTATTTg CTGGGATTCCTGCACCTATATATTTTGGAGCTTTAGTGGACTCCACATGTTTACATTGGGGAACTTTGAAATGTGGTGAGTCAGGGGCATGCAGGATATATGATTCCACCAACTTCAG GTATATTTACCTTGGATTGCCAGCAGCGCTAAGAGGCTCAAGCTATATTCCAGCCTTTTTGATCTTGGCTATTTTGAGGAAGCGTCGCCTACCTGGGGAAGAAGCCTCTTCAGGAACTGTGCTTGTAGAGGCGAAGGTTACGGGGAAGGAAAATGAGTGCAAAGATAGGCACCAAAATTCCAAAGTTTCAAATAATGATGAATGGAAAACTAAACTGTAA
- the SLCO1A2 gene encoding solute carrier organic anion transporter family member 1A2 isoform X7, whose protein sequence is MSFQVEGNLLLIVFVSYFGTKLHRPIMIGVGCVVMSLGCFLQSLPHFFMDRYEYESTVSVSGNLSSNSFLCMENGTQIFRPTEDPSECVKEVKSLMWVYVLVGNIIRGIGETPIMPLGISYIEDFAKSENSPLYIGFIETGAIIGPLIGLLLASFCANVYVDTGSVNTEGLTNNAEIVKNDQEEKQKEVKKEKDGITKDFLPFLKSLLCNPIYMLFILISVIQFNAFVNMISFMPKYLEQQYGKSSSDAIFLIGIYNLPPICIGYIVGGLIMKKFKITVKQAAHIGCWFSLIEYLLYYLCFLMICDNSPVAGVTTSYEGTHQDLYVENILTGCNMNCNCPTKIWDPVCGENGLSYMSACLAGCETSVGTGIDMVFQNCSCIGTSGNSSAVLGLCDKGHDCSLMLQYFLILSMTSSFIYSLSAIPGYMVLLRCIKPEEKSLGVGLHTFCTRVFAGIPAPIYFGALVDSTCLHWGTLKCGESGACRIYDSTNFRYIYLGLPAALRGSSYIPAFLILAILRKRRLPGEEASSGTVLVEAKVTGKENECKDRHQNSKVSNNDEWKTKL, encoded by the exons ATGTCTTTCCAAGTTGAAG GAAATCTTTTGTTGATTGTATTTGTGAGTTATTTTGGAACCAAACTGCATAGACCTATAATGATTGGTGTTGGATGTGTGGTTATGAGCCTAGGGTGTTTCTTACAATCACTACCTCATTTCTTCATGGACCG ATATGAATATGAATCTACAGTTTCAGTTTCAGGCAATTTGTCCTCAAACAGTTTCTTGTGTATGGAAAATGGAACCCAGATTTTCAGACCAACAGAGGATCCATCAG aATGTGTGAAGGAAGTTAAATCATTAATGTGGGTGTATGTACTAGTAGGAAATATCATACGTGGAATTGGTGAAACTCCCATCATGCCTTTGGGTATTTCCTACATAGAAGATTTTGCCAAATCTGAAAACTCTCCTTTATATATTG ggTTTATAGAAACAGGAGCTATCATTGGTCCTCTGATTGGACTTTTGTTAGCATCATTTTGTGCAAACGTTTATGTTGACACTGGATCTGTGAACACAG AAGGACTAACAAATAATGCTGAGATCGTTAAAAACGaccaagaagagaaacaaaaagaagtcaagaaggaaaaggatggaatcACTAAGG attttttaccCTTCTTGAAAAGTCTTTTATGCAACCCAATTTACATGCTTTTCATACTAATAAGTGTGATCCAGTTCAATGCATTTGTTAATATGATCTCCTTCATGCCGAAATATCTGGAACAACAATATGGAAAATCATCTTCGGATGCAATCTTTTTAATTG GTATTTATAACTTACCTCCAATATGCATTGGATATATAGTTGGTGGTTTAATTATGAAGAAGTTCAAGATTACTGTCAAACAAGCTGCCCACATAGGATGCTGGTTTTCTTTAATTGAGTATCTTCTCTATTACTTGTGTTTTCTCATGATCTGTGATAACTCTCCAGTTGCTGGCGTAACCACCTCTTATGAAGG AACACATCAAGATTTATACGTGGAAAATATCCTTACTGGCTGCAACATGAATTGCAACTGTCCAACTAAAATATGGGACCCTGTGTGTGGAGAAAATGGTTTGTCGTATATGTCGGCTTGTCTTGCTGGCTGTGAGACATCTGTCGGAACAGGAATAGACATG GTGTTCCAAAATTGTAGCTGCATTGGGACATCAGGAAATTCATCTGCAGTTCTTGGGCTGTGTGACAAAGGACATGACTGTTCCCTGATGCTCCAATACTTTTTAATCCTATCCATGACCAGtagtttcatttattctttatccGCCATACCTGGATATATGGTTCTCCTGAG gTGTATCAAGCCTGAAGAGAAGTCTCTTGGTGTAGGATTACATACATTTTGCACAAGAGTATTTg CTGGGATTCCTGCACCTATATATTTTGGAGCTTTAGTGGACTCCACATGTTTACATTGGGGAACTTTGAAATGTGGTGAGTCAGGGGCATGCAGGATATATGATTCCACCAACTTCAG GTATATTTACCTTGGATTGCCAGCAGCGCTAAGAGGCTCAAGCTATATTCCAGCCTTTTTGATCTTGGCTATTTTGAGGAAGCGTCGCCTACCTGGGGAAGAAGCCTCTTCAGGAACTGTGCTTGTAGAGGCGAAGGTTACGGGGAAGGAAAATGAGTGCAAAGATAGGCACCAAAATTCCAAAGTTTCAAATAATGATGAATGGAAAACTAAACTGTAA
- the SLCO1A2 gene encoding solute carrier organic anion transporter family member 1A2 isoform X4: MSFQVEGNLLLIVFVSYFGTKLHRPIMIGVGCVVMSLGCFLQSLPHFFMDRYEYESTVSVSGNLSSNSFLCMENGTQIFRPTEDPSECVKEVKSLMWVYVLVGNIIRGIGETPIMPLGISYIEDFAKSENSPLYIGFIETGAIIGPLIGLLLASFCANVYVDTGSVNTEDLTITPTDTRWVGAWWFGFLVCAGVNLLTAIPFFFLPKTPPKEGLTNNAEIVKNDQEEKQKEVKKEKDGITKDFLPFLKSLLCNPIYMLFILISVIQFNAFVNMISFMPKYLEQQYGKSSSDAIFLIGIYNLPPICIGYIVGGLIMKKFKITVKQAAHIGCWFSLIEYLLYYLCFLMICDNSPVAGVTTSYEGTHQDLYVENILTGCNMNCNCPTKIWDPVCGENGLSYMSACLAGCETSVGTGIDMVFQNCSCIGTSGNSSAVLGLCDKGHDCSLMLQYFLILSMTSSFIYSLSAIPGYMVLLRCIKPEEKSLGVGLHTFCTRVFAGIPAPIYFGALVDSTCLHWGTLKCGESGACRIYDSTNFRYIYLGLPAALRGSSYIPAFLILAILRKRRLPGEEASSGTVLVEAKVTGKENECKDRHQNSKVSNNDEWKTKL; this comes from the exons ATGTCTTTCCAAGTTGAAG GAAATCTTTTGTTGATTGTATTTGTGAGTTATTTTGGAACCAAACTGCATAGACCTATAATGATTGGTGTTGGATGTGTGGTTATGAGCCTAGGGTGTTTCTTACAATCACTACCTCATTTCTTCATGGACCG ATATGAATATGAATCTACAGTTTCAGTTTCAGGCAATTTGTCCTCAAACAGTTTCTTGTGTATGGAAAATGGAACCCAGATTTTCAGACCAACAGAGGATCCATCAG aATGTGTGAAGGAAGTTAAATCATTAATGTGGGTGTATGTACTAGTAGGAAATATCATACGTGGAATTGGTGAAACTCCCATCATGCCTTTGGGTATTTCCTACATAGAAGATTTTGCCAAATCTGAAAACTCTCCTTTATATATTG ggTTTATAGAAACAGGAGCTATCATTGGTCCTCTGATTGGACTTTTGTTAGCATCATTTTGTGCAAACGTTTATGTTGACACTGGATCTGTGAACACAG AGGACCTGACCATAACTCCCACTGATACGCGTTGGGTTGGTGCATGGTGGTTTGGCTTTCTGGTTTGTGCAGGAGTGAATCTGCTCACTGccatcccttttttctttttgcccaaAACGCCTCCAAAAGAAGGACTAACAAATAATGCTGAGATCGTTAAAAACGaccaagaagagaaacaaaaagaagtcaagaaggaaaaggatggaatcACTAAGG attttttaccCTTCTTGAAAAGTCTTTTATGCAACCCAATTTACATGCTTTTCATACTAATAAGTGTGATCCAGTTCAATGCATTTGTTAATATGATCTCCTTCATGCCGAAATATCTGGAACAACAATATGGAAAATCATCTTCGGATGCAATCTTTTTAATTG GTATTTATAACTTACCTCCAATATGCATTGGATATATAGTTGGTGGTTTAATTATGAAGAAGTTCAAGATTACTGTCAAACAAGCTGCCCACATAGGATGCTGGTTTTCTTTAATTGAGTATCTTCTCTATTACTTGTGTTTTCTCATGATCTGTGATAACTCTCCAGTTGCTGGCGTAACCACCTCTTATGAAGG AACACATCAAGATTTATACGTGGAAAATATCCTTACTGGCTGCAACATGAATTGCAACTGTCCAACTAAAATATGGGACCCTGTGTGTGGAGAAAATGGTTTGTCGTATATGTCGGCTTGTCTTGCTGGCTGTGAGACATCTGTCGGAACAGGAATAGACATG GTGTTCCAAAATTGTAGCTGCATTGGGACATCAGGAAATTCATCTGCAGTTCTTGGGCTGTGTGACAAAGGACATGACTGTTCCCTGATGCTCCAATACTTTTTAATCCTATCCATGACCAGtagtttcatttattctttatccGCCATACCTGGATATATGGTTCTCCTGAG gTGTATCAAGCCTGAAGAGAAGTCTCTTGGTGTAGGATTACATACATTTTGCACAAGAGTATTTg CTGGGATTCCTGCACCTATATATTTTGGAGCTTTAGTGGACTCCACATGTTTACATTGGGGAACTTTGAAATGTGGTGAGTCAGGGGCATGCAGGATATATGATTCCACCAACTTCAG GTATATTTACCTTGGATTGCCAGCAGCGCTAAGAGGCTCAAGCTATATTCCAGCCTTTTTGATCTTGGCTATTTTGAGGAAGCGTCGCCTACCTGGGGAAGAAGCCTCTTCAGGAACTGTGCTTGTAGAGGCGAAGGTTACGGGGAAGGAAAATGAGTGCAAAGATAGGCACCAAAATTCCAAAGTTTCAAATAATGATGAATGGAAAACTAAACTGTAA
- the SLCO1A2 gene encoding solute carrier organic anion transporter family member 1A2 isoform X8: MSFQVEGNLLLIVFVSYFGTKLHRPIMIGVGCVVMSLGCFLQSLPHFFMDRYEYESTVSVSGNLSSNSFLCMENGTQIFRPTEDPSGFIETGAIIGPLIGLLLASFCANVYVDTGSVNTEDLTITPTDTRWVGAWWFGFLVCAGVNLLTAIPFFFLPKTPPKEGLTNNAEIVKNDQEEKQKEVKKEKDGITKDFLPFLKSLLCNPIYMLFILISVIQFNAFVNMISFMPKYLEQQYGKSSSDAIFLIGIYNLPPICIGYIVGGLIMKKFKITVKQAAHIGCWFSLIEYLLYYLCFLMICDNSPVAGVTTSYEGTHQDLYVENILTGCNMNCNCPTKIWDPVCGENGLSYMSACLAGCETSVGTGIDMVFQNCSCIGTSGNSSAVLGLCDKGHDCSLMLQYFLILSMTSSFIYSLSAIPGYMVLLRCIKPEEKSLGVGLHTFCTRVFAGIPAPIYFGALVDSTCLHWGTLKCGESGACRIYDSTNFRYIYLGLPAALRGSSYIPAFLILAILRKRRLPGEEASSGTVLVEAKVTGKENECKDRHQNSKVSNNDEWKTKL, translated from the exons ATGTCTTTCCAAGTTGAAG GAAATCTTTTGTTGATTGTATTTGTGAGTTATTTTGGAACCAAACTGCATAGACCTATAATGATTGGTGTTGGATGTGTGGTTATGAGCCTAGGGTGTTTCTTACAATCACTACCTCATTTCTTCATGGACCG ATATGAATATGAATCTACAGTTTCAGTTTCAGGCAATTTGTCCTCAAACAGTTTCTTGTGTATGGAAAATGGAACCCAGATTTTCAGACCAACAGAGGATCCATCAG ggTTTATAGAAACAGGAGCTATCATTGGTCCTCTGATTGGACTTTTGTTAGCATCATTTTGTGCAAACGTTTATGTTGACACTGGATCTGTGAACACAG AGGACCTGACCATAACTCCCACTGATACGCGTTGGGTTGGTGCATGGTGGTTTGGCTTTCTGGTTTGTGCAGGAGTGAATCTGCTCACTGccatcccttttttctttttgcccaaAACGCCTCCAAAAGAAGGACTAACAAATAATGCTGAGATCGTTAAAAACGaccaagaagagaaacaaaaagaagtcaagaaggaaaaggatggaatcACTAAGG attttttaccCTTCTTGAAAAGTCTTTTATGCAACCCAATTTACATGCTTTTCATACTAATAAGTGTGATCCAGTTCAATGCATTTGTTAATATGATCTCCTTCATGCCGAAATATCTGGAACAACAATATGGAAAATCATCTTCGGATGCAATCTTTTTAATTG GTATTTATAACTTACCTCCAATATGCATTGGATATATAGTTGGTGGTTTAATTATGAAGAAGTTCAAGATTACTGTCAAACAAGCTGCCCACATAGGATGCTGGTTTTCTTTAATTGAGTATCTTCTCTATTACTTGTGTTTTCTCATGATCTGTGATAACTCTCCAGTTGCTGGCGTAACCACCTCTTATGAAGG AACACATCAAGATTTATACGTGGAAAATATCCTTACTGGCTGCAACATGAATTGCAACTGTCCAACTAAAATATGGGACCCTGTGTGTGGAGAAAATGGTTTGTCGTATATGTCGGCTTGTCTTGCTGGCTGTGAGACATCTGTCGGAACAGGAATAGACATG GTGTTCCAAAATTGTAGCTGCATTGGGACATCAGGAAATTCATCTGCAGTTCTTGGGCTGTGTGACAAAGGACATGACTGTTCCCTGATGCTCCAATACTTTTTAATCCTATCCATGACCAGtagtttcatttattctttatccGCCATACCTGGATATATGGTTCTCCTGAG gTGTATCAAGCCTGAAGAGAAGTCTCTTGGTGTAGGATTACATACATTTTGCACAAGAGTATTTg CTGGGATTCCTGCACCTATATATTTTGGAGCTTTAGTGGACTCCACATGTTTACATTGGGGAACTTTGAAATGTGGTGAGTCAGGGGCATGCAGGATATATGATTCCACCAACTTCAG GTATATTTACCTTGGATTGCCAGCAGCGCTAAGAGGCTCAAGCTATATTCCAGCCTTTTTGATCTTGGCTATTTTGAGGAAGCGTCGCCTACCTGGGGAAGAAGCCTCTTCAGGAACTGTGCTTGTAGAGGCGAAGGTTACGGGGAAGGAAAATGAGTGCAAAGATAGGCACCAAAATTCCAAAGTTTCAAATAATGATGAATGGAAAACTAAACTGTAA
- the SLCO1A2 gene encoding solute carrier organic anion transporter family member 1A2 isoform X2, with amino-acid sequence MGDTEERTETHKIRCLSKLKMFLLAITCAYVAKTLSGSYMNSMLTQIERQFNIPTSVVGFINGSFEIGNLLLIVFVSYFGTKLHRPIMIGVGCVVMSLGCFLQSLPHFFMDRYEYESTVSVSGNLSSNSFLCMENGTQIFRPTEDPSECVKEVKSLMWVYVLVGNIIRGIGETPIMPLGISYIEDFAKSENSPLYIGFIETGAIIGPLIGLLLASFCANVYVDTGSVNTEGLTNNAEIVKNDQEEKQKEVKKEKDGITKDFLPFLKSLLCNPIYMLFILISVIQFNAFVNMISFMPKYLEQQYGKSSSDAIFLIGIYNLPPICIGYIVGGLIMKKFKITVKQAAHIGCWFSLIEYLLYYLCFLMICDNSPVAGVTTSYEGTHQDLYVENILTGCNMNCNCPTKIWDPVCGENGLSYMSACLAGCETSVGTGIDMVFQNCSCIGTSGNSSAVLGLCDKGHDCSLMLQYFLILSMTSSFIYSLSAIPGYMVLLRCIKPEEKSLGVGLHTFCTRVFAGIPAPIYFGALVDSTCLHWGTLKCGESGACRIYDSTNFRYIYLGLPAALRGSSYIPAFLILAILRKRRLPGEEASSGTVLVEAKVTGKENECKDRHQNSKVSNNDEWKTKL; translated from the exons CTGAGACTCATAAAATAAGATGTCTTTCCAAGTTGAAG ATGTTTCTGTTGGCAATAACATGTGCATATGTAGCCAAAACACTATCTGGATCTTATATGAATTCCATGCTCACACAAATAGAGAGACAATTCAACATCCCAACATCTGTGGTTGGATTTATTAATGGGAGCTTTGAGATTG GAAATCTTTTGTTGATTGTATTTGTGAGTTATTTTGGAACCAAACTGCATAGACCTATAATGATTGGTGTTGGATGTGTGGTTATGAGCCTAGGGTGTTTCTTACAATCACTACCTCATTTCTTCATGGACCG ATATGAATATGAATCTACAGTTTCAGTTTCAGGCAATTTGTCCTCAAACAGTTTCTTGTGTATGGAAAATGGAACCCAGATTTTCAGACCAACAGAGGATCCATCAG aATGTGTGAAGGAAGTTAAATCATTAATGTGGGTGTATGTACTAGTAGGAAATATCATACGTGGAATTGGTGAAACTCCCATCATGCCTTTGGGTATTTCCTACATAGAAGATTTTGCCAAATCTGAAAACTCTCCTTTATATATTG ggTTTATAGAAACAGGAGCTATCATTGGTCCTCTGATTGGACTTTTGTTAGCATCATTTTGTGCAAACGTTTATGTTGACACTGGATCTGTGAACACAG AAGGACTAACAAATAATGCTGAGATCGTTAAAAACGaccaagaagagaaacaaaaagaagtcaagaaggaaaaggatggaatcACTAAGG attttttaccCTTCTTGAAAAGTCTTTTATGCAACCCAATTTACATGCTTTTCATACTAATAAGTGTGATCCAGTTCAATGCATTTGTTAATATGATCTCCTTCATGCCGAAATATCTGGAACAACAATATGGAAAATCATCTTCGGATGCAATCTTTTTAATTG GTATTTATAACTTACCTCCAATATGCATTGGATATATAGTTGGTGGTTTAATTATGAAGAAGTTCAAGATTACTGTCAAACAAGCTGCCCACATAGGATGCTGGTTTTCTTTAATTGAGTATCTTCTCTATTACTTGTGTTTTCTCATGATCTGTGATAACTCTCCAGTTGCTGGCGTAACCACCTCTTATGAAGG AACACATCAAGATTTATACGTGGAAAATATCCTTACTGGCTGCAACATGAATTGCAACTGTCCAACTAAAATATGGGACCCTGTGTGTGGAGAAAATGGTTTGTCGTATATGTCGGCTTGTCTTGCTGGCTGTGAGACATCTGTCGGAACAGGAATAGACATG GTGTTCCAAAATTGTAGCTGCATTGGGACATCAGGAAATTCATCTGCAGTTCTTGGGCTGTGTGACAAAGGACATGACTGTTCCCTGATGCTCCAATACTTTTTAATCCTATCCATGACCAGtagtttcatttattctttatccGCCATACCTGGATATATGGTTCTCCTGAG gTGTATCAAGCCTGAAGAGAAGTCTCTTGGTGTAGGATTACATACATTTTGCACAAGAGTATTTg CTGGGATTCCTGCACCTATATATTTTGGAGCTTTAGTGGACTCCACATGTTTACATTGGGGAACTTTGAAATGTGGTGAGTCAGGGGCATGCAGGATATATGATTCCACCAACTTCAG GTATATTTACCTTGGATTGCCAGCAGCGCTAAGAGGCTCAAGCTATATTCCAGCCTTTTTGATCTTGGCTATTTTGAGGAAGCGTCGCCTACCTGGGGAAGAAGCCTCTTCAGGAACTGTGCTTGTAGAGGCGAAGGTTACGGGGAAGGAAAATGAGTGCAAAGATAGGCACCAAAATTCCAAAGTTTCAAATAATGATGAATGGAAAACTAAACTGTAA